TGTGTTTGAATATTGTGTGATGAGTCCTTAATGCACCTCGGAATTGTCACACAGTGTGAGGAGAATTTTTTTGAACTTATCTTGTTAGACTACCATAGAGAATTAtgtatatattattgattttggtgGATTTTTGAACTTGGTTAAGAATgagatattttaatttgaatcaaatgcttagagttttttttataatgtttatAACAAGACCCTGCATATTAagatgaaagaaagaaataaatcttGACTTTATCTGAATTGACAGATAGAAAAGATTGGACAAGTGTATATATACCCTGCAAAAAAAAAACAGTGCAGAAGATCTGAAAATAGAAAACCAAAAATGGGCAAATTAACCACAAACACAAAGTGCtatttcaggaaaaaaaaaatctcacttGGAGCCATAGTTTTTTGCTTTTAAATAAGGGATTGATTGGGCTTTTGACGTACTAATTAGTGATTCAGGCTACTTTAACTCGATACATACGTTCACACTCTCTCCGACTACCGTTGCAGAAGACATCATCGGCTCACCGATCAATCGATCATAGTCATTCATAAACGATGACAATTTATGGAAGATTAAGTGCAAAGAtgacaaaaaaaagagaaaagcttaACCAAACAATACAAACCAGTTTTTGCTATCCAACAGGACTTGCTACTTTTTTGGCCGATGCAACAAGAAAAAGATTAGAAGAAAGGGTAGATAACCTTATTCTTTGGAAAGTAACAGAGAGAGAAAAGATGGAAAGAGTGTGGCAAAACATTGCATCACCAGTAGAAATTGTATCAGTGTGTCAGCCTTGATTGCATCACAGAAGAAAAGATTCTTTGCTTTGCATCATAGAGATCTGTTCCGGCCTCCCAACTACAACGGATgcttctaagctttgggaggacttCTCGTGGAGACATGAAATATTTCTAAACATCTCTGCACAAGAAATCATCATAAACACGAAATATTTCTTATGGTGAAAGCAGACCTGCAGCAAAAAGATAAAACAACTGCAATTGCTTCttcataaaaggaaaaaaatagagAAGTCTCTTAACTATTCATCATCCAAAGTTGAGTCAGATACAAACCCCATAGTACTGCAACAAAGAATGCAAAATCCATTCAGGAAATTTATTATGTAGAAAGTTGACGATGTATAGTTTTCTTCCACCTCATAAATACTCCTTTTATTTTACAAGCAGCATACCAGGTCCCCAGTTACCATTCACATCTCCTAAGAATGATGGAAAAGAAAGATCTTCATAGGAAGGAAACCAGGACCCACAACTCTAACACTCTTTATACACAAAAAAATGGGTAGAGAAGCTTTCTGCCAAATTCCCTATCCGATTGCACTTGCGACATGAAAGTTTTCCTCTGCATTAGCTTTAGCTTGCGTCTTCTCTCGCCAGTTCTCCCCCCATATCTTTGCTTCTGCCAAAGCTCGTTCCCGGTCAAAGCCCTGCCTCACGTTTGCACTTGTCTCTTTTGAAGTGTTCTCACCATTCATTTGCCAATTATGGGCAGTTTCTGCATCACCGTTCAGAGCTGGCATTCTTCCACCTCCCTCATCAGCACTCCTGTTTCTTCTTTCACCACCAGGTCTATTGTTAGATGTGGGACATGTACCAGGATCATATGCTTGGGATGCCAAATAGGACAGAGCGGTGACAACATCAGCGATGGCAGGACGAGAGGCAGCTTCTTCTTGGATGCACATAGATGCCACAGCAAGAGCTTGATAGACCCCACGCATGGGATATCGACCCTGTAGCTTTGGATCGGCCAGACTTGGTAGTTTCCTTCGGTCATTGAACATAGGACGAGCCTGTAAGAACGCACATATATGTGATATTTTGAAATGCACTGGAAATGTAATGTAATAAGTTTCAtggatattttgaaaattttgagacgtaGTAACTGAATGGATCACTTGACGGTATGAATCACTCGACCAAAATATATAAGCCATAGACACGTTTAGCTCTATAAACCAAACTTCATTCTCCTCCAACATCCAATAAACTGGCGTGTATGATCTCCCTCACTTTATGACTTTGTATCAGATATAATgccaaacatattaaaaaatcaGACTAATTAATTATGTGAGGCTTAGTCCAGTAGTTGACTTCCATGCTGTGATGTGATTTGATCCTATCAGTGAATTACTTAAAGAGTTTCTTATCATACCTAATATTAGGTCCACTATGATATCATTGTCCTTCTCCAAAACTAGGTACAACGTAGATGCCACATATTATCCATGAATTAAACTAGTCTAACTCCAATTACATCTCTCCGAACCAGTAAAACTCATGGTCATCTAATGTGAAATCATATCTCATATACTATAACCAAAAGTGATATCATTAATAATAGTGGAAGACACCATATTACACcaacataaaaagaaaattcaaaatacTACATCTAACAAATTTAAGGGACTATGAAATGAATAAaatcatatattataaaattctCTCTGACAATTTTGTAACACTCAAATTAATTCTGCATTGTACCTGCCCATTGGAACCAGTCTTACCACATCATCTTCTGCATAAAGATAAGGATCACTGGTAGGAATATCTAAAACTGGATCAATAATATTTACTCTATTAGGTTCATCTGCGGAGGGGACAGAGGTGATGAGTATTATAAATACTTGATAATACAAGGAGTCTCCATTATAGGACAAGGCAAGTAAGGCTGAATCAAATATGTCATCTTGTACATCAAGATGATAAGAAAACCACACCCcacaaaattaaaagaaaaatacagCAACTCATATATGATCTATATCTATCATGTGATTCTAATATATCaattatattaatatatctagTATTGTCATGTCTAAGTGTGACCACATATCCATATTCATCTTTTACTTTTAGTTTAATCTTCTATTCATTACACATTTTTATAATAAGTTCTTTTACCTAGATACGTCACttataattaagaaaataaaatagttATTTTGCTAAGAAATGTACTAAACCCAAGGCCATCTTATAGATAAGATCCCTGGTGGAATTAAACTATATCCAATATGTTGGACCACTATTTACATATAAGATTATTACATATAATCCAAGGTACATTTCTCATAAGATGATTACATATAATCTTTGCACACATTGTACCatgaaaatcattttattttttaattcaatatTCCTCTCACTAAGGCTACTACTAGGTATAATTTATACTATTTTATTGTCTTCGTCTTGACGGATTTAAAGGCATCCCTACaccatttcaaatatttactaCCCTTGAAatccttaatataatattaagtCTATTGTGAAAGAAACCATTTTTCTTGAAACTTATACAATTTATAAGCATCAAATAGTCAGTCATATGCTTTCACATCACTCGCGACACATTTGCACGATGAAGTAAAATTTAATGATTCAATCCTAAACGTGCATGACGTAAACTTAAAAATCTGGTCACATCATAAGAGCAGCTTATAGTACAAAAGCACAAATATGCATCATTCTATCATTCAAATAAATCAACAATAACATGCTAAGCACCTAAACTTTTATCATATACAAACAACTAACAAAATACATGctttcttaaaatatttttgatgtcaaaatataatactaTAAATGAACTCAGGAGACTAGACCATCCCATCACATGGCTGTCTCAGTTTTACTAGGAAGAAACAGATGAACCATTTAATATTGAGCAGAAGTGTCCAGACACTCCACACTTCTAGCTGTACTACAGACTGCATATATAAGATAAATGAAGTGGAAAAGCACTGGAGTAAAACAGGAATAGCATTTCCTCTAAAACACTATGACATGAAAGATCAAATATTCCCTAAAAAACCACACTAAATAAGCTTACCCATGAAACAAGATTTTGTTCCGCATGTGATTTGGTAGTTTCAACAGCCTTCCGTCCAGTAATCAACTCCAATAATACAACTCCAAAGCTGTAAATGTCAGATTTAACTGTTAATTGTCCAGTCATGGCATATTCTGGAGCACAATATCCGTAAGTTCCCATCACCCTTGTTGAGACATGAGATTTGTCACCAACTGGACCAAGCTTTGCAAGCCCAAAATCAGAGAGCTTTGGGTGgaagcccttatctaatagtATGTTGGAGGATTTCAAATCTCGGTATATAACTGGAGGGCTGGCTTTGTTATGGAGGTACTCCAATCCCTTGGCTGCACCAGCTGCAATCTTCATCCTTGTATTCCAGTCAAGTGGTTCCTTATCAGGTGGAAGGTCTGAAGATAATTGAATAGGTTGGTTAATAACAATATCTCTAGCTGTCAAATAGCTTGCTGCTCAACAATAAagcaactcgttcataaaatagcTCAGAAATAAAGTAAATCGATCATAAAACCATTCAACAATAATGCAGCCTGGTGGTAAAACACAATAAAGCAGCTCGATCATGATCAACCAGATAGCTCATCCCAATGTCGTGTAACAAAGTCAAGCAAATATGCAATATGACACTCAGATATCCTATTCTCATACCATAATGATGGCCAATTGATATGGGGGAATAACAACAGGCCTCTCCCACCTTGACACGTGGATGACAATCCCTGAGCAGGCTGATGCATAACCAGCCCTAGTAGATCTCATGTGAAACCAGCTCTGATATACCTGATGCATGACAAGCCTTGTTCTCCTAACCATCTAAACCAGCATTGTCAACCCAGCCACATGGACCGACCACTGTCACCATTGCCACCTGAACCAACATTGCCATCCTAGCCACCTACCATCCTAGGCACCTATGCCAAATCCTAGTTGCTACATCGCTACTAGATCATTGTAGAAAATATCCTCCATAACCACTAACCACCTAGGTAGGGGAAGGATTCCCCTGTACAATGGCCACAGGTCTGACAAAGGGGCTCTTCTCTCCGAACACCTTCTTTTAAGGAAAAATAGTATACTCAAAGGAAGAGAATATGGAGAAAAGTTCAAAAATGAGATTCAAAAGAGAGAAGTAGAGATAAGAAAAGGAGAATTTAGCATGGCTAATACTAATTCTATCCCTTTTGGGCTACAAAATCACCCGCCAATAGACTCTTATAACCTGATCTAGTTCTAGTTTTACTACATCTAGGATTATACAGCGAATAACCAATCCTTCATTGAGTCCCAATTGAACTAAGAAAAAGGAGACAGCTGATTATCTAAGCTGTTAATGTCTCCAGCTCTCATCCATGCCTCAATGAGTATTAAACTTCTAGGAGTACTTCTCCGAACTGTCTAAAATATTGTGTGATCTAGAGGTGATCTGACAAGTTTGAACTGATTTAGGACTCTTAGACTGGATAATGACAGTGTAGACTACTATAACCTACTTTGACTAGGTTAAATTAGGTTAAGCTGACAAGTCATATGTCAACTGTTAAATGGTCAAACCGCACTCGTGGAAACAATTGGAAATATTTAACAACGTAAAAATTGAAGGAAAGCCAATTTCATTTCTTGTGTCAAGAAGCAATAAAGTAGTATAGTTATACAGAGAAGAATCAATGACAAAAGGTCAGCTAGTATTATCATAGTAATTTAAATTTATCAGTTGCTAATTTCCTAATCCACCAAAATGATAATAGAGCATAAACCATGTATGAAAACAATAAAAACTCCGAAATTTGAAATATCTCTTTGCAATCAAGTAGAAAATGAAGATGCAAGTTACAGAATCCCTATACACCATTTGAACTAAAATTTTTTTATACAATCCATTTGGGAACCACCAATGCAAGGacgtaaaattccttgtattaaaaGAAGCCATGGATATTACAATAATAACAAAATCAATGCATGAATAAGATTATTATTGCCCATTATGATAATTCACATAGAAAATAACAAAcataaaggaacaaaaaaattaTGCCTAATTTTAGGAAATAATATGTTCATCCCATGTTCAGTATACATATGATAAGTCACAATAATATATTGAGAGAAATTCAAGTGAAGCATCATCACAATGTAGTTACACTTGAGATAGATTATGTGGTCCTTATAAGCAATGGCTCTCCTACGTAAGAAGAAAATCTTCTGATAGAAGTTAAGTTCTAAAAATGAAGTTTTATAGTACCTACCTAACACTAGTTTTTGTAATATAAAACTACAAAATGCAGACTCAACAAATGAAGAAATTATATCCCTAGAAGttataaaatataattactaactaattatataattataaatgttcattttaaaagtgaagagtaaatgaagaaatgACATCCCTAAAGTTATACATAATTGCATATGGAAGCTGCAACCTCTATTTAGGTTTAGCCGGGACATCCATTTCATTCCCCATGCCAATAAGGACCAAAAACAAGCATGTTAAGGAAAGAAAATGCCTATAAACTCAAGAAGCTTATAAAAGGGACTAAGAATCTCATCAACTTAGAAGCAAGTCTGAATAAATCTTCTCCACGCTATAAGGCCCTATAAAAATTCTTTCCCACACCCCGCATTAGCGGAagcctcatgcactggatacgccCTTTATGGGATGACTCATGAATCTAGGCATCTTCGAATTCACACAAATAAgtagaagaaaaagataaatcATCCAAGAGAGATTA
The window above is part of the Musa acuminata AAA Group cultivar baxijiao chromosome BXJ2-6, Cavendish_Baxijiao_AAA, whole genome shotgun sequence genome. Proteins encoded here:
- the LOC135615151 gene encoding serine/threonine-protein kinase PBS1-like, with protein sequence MGCFPCFESEEAAQLSHVNDCDRKREEQPMVAPPVEKLSSGDDRIRTRNDVNVKKESLGPKEGSDFAISAHTFTFRELSSATGNFRAESLLGEGGFGRVYRGRLETTGQVVAVKQLDRNGLQGNREFLVEVLMLSMLHHPNLVNLIGYCADGDQRLLVYEYMSMGSLEDHLHDLPPDKEPLDWNTRMKIAAGAAKGLEYLHNKASPPVIYRDLKSSNILLDKGFHPKLSDFGLAKLGPVGDKSHVSTRVMGTYGYCAPEYAMTGQLTVKSDIYSFGVVLLELITGRKAVETTKSHAEQNLVSWARPMFNDRRKLPSLADPKLQGRYPMRGVYQALAVASMCIQEEAASRPAIADVVTALSYLASQAYDPGTCPTSNNRPGGERRNRSADEGGGRMPALNGDAETAHNWQMNGENTSKETSANVRQGFDRERALAEAKIWGENWREKTQAKANAEENFHVASAIG